Below is a window of Streptomyces sp. NBC_01429 DNA.
CGCCTGGGAGAGGAGCTGGGCCACCACCGGGCCCGCCGCCGACGCCGTCAGCAGGCGCATGCCCTCGGGCCCCGCCACCACGGCGCCGTATACGACCCGGTCCTCGACGGCCGTGCGGGCGGCGGCCTCGTCGGCGTAGCGGTGGACGTCGAAGGCGCCCGGACGGCGAGGTCGACCTCTCCGCCGGTGCGGTCTACCGCTACTTCGGCGGCAAGGAGGAGCTGATCGGAGCCATCGCCACCGAAGTGCTCGGCGCCGTCCGGGGGGCCTTCGACCGGGCCGCGCGCACCCGCCCGCTCCTGTTGCCCGACGCGCTGCTGGGCGAGGTCATGCGGGAGGTTCTGGAGGGGGGCGGCCTGGTGGTGGGCGGCGACCTGCGCACGTCGGCGCGGCTGATCGTCCAGGTGTGGGCCGAGACGCTGCGCAACGAGGAGCTGGCGGAGATTCTCCGCGACGGGTTCGATGGGCTGCGCGCGGTGTGGATTCCGCTGATCGAGGCGTACCAGGAGACCGGTCTGATGCGGGCGGACGTGCCCGCCCTCGATGTCGCCAGGACCATGATCGCCACGGCGCAGGGGTTCATGGCGCAGCAGGCGCTCTTCGGTGAGGTGCCCATCGAGGTCCTCCAGAACGGGCTGCGTGCCCTGATGTCCATGGGTGGCGACGGGCCCGGCGCCGTGCCCGCTGTTAACGCGCCGGTAAAACTTCCGTCCTAATGTGCGCATCCGGCTGTGAAAGTCTCGGTCGGTGTTCAACGAAATGTTGAATGTGGCTAGGCTCGCGCCGCGCCCGGCCGTCACCCGGGCCGGAGACGACCCGGAGGACGTTGAGGTGGAAGCGTGCAACTGACACCCCATGAGCAGGAACGCCTGCTCATCCATGTGGCCGCGGATGTGGCCGCCAGGCGCCGGGCGCGCGGACTGCGGCTGAACCATCCCGAGGCGGTCGCCCTGATCACCGCGCATCTGCTCGAAGGCGCCAGGGACGGCAGGACCGTCGCCGAACTCATGGTGTCGGGCCGCGAGGTGCTCGGCCGGGACGACGTCATGGAGGGCATCCCCGAGATGATCCACGACGTCCAGGTGGAGGCCACCTTCCCGGACGGCACCAAGCTCGTCACCGTCCACGACCCGATCGTCTGACGGGGGAGCGCCGCCGATGATTCCCGGAGAGATTCTTTACGCGGAGGAGCCGGTCGTCCTCAACGAGGGCCGTGAGGTCACCTCGCTGACCGTGCTCAACACCGCCGACCGGCCCGTCCAGGTCGGCTCCCACTACCACTTCGCCGAGGCCAACCCCGGTCTTGAGTTCGACCGCGCCGCCGCCCGCGGCAAGCGGCTGCACATCGCCGCGGGCACCTCGGTGCGGTTCGAGCCCGGGATCCCCGTCGCCGTCGCACTCGTACCCCTCGCCGGACTGCGGGTCGTCCCGGGCCTGCGGGGAGAGACCGGAGGATCTCTCGATGACTGAGCAGCCCAGCACCGGCCGGACCGCGCTGTCCCGCGCCCGGTACGCCGATCTCTTCGGACCCACCACCGGCGACCGGATCCGGCTCGCCGACACCGATCTGCTGGTCGAGATCGAGGAGGACCGCTCGGGCGGCCCCGGACTCGCCGGGGACGAGGCGGTGTTCGGCGGCGGCAAGGTCATCCGCGAGTCGATGGGCCAGTCCCGTACGACCCGGGCCGAGGGCGCGCCCGACACCGTCATCACCGGCGCCCTGATCATCGACCACTGGGGCATCATCAAGGCCGACCTCGGGATCAGGGACGGCCGGATCACCGGCATCGGCAAGGCCGGCAACCCCGACACCATGGACGGGGTCCACCCCGATCTGGTGATCGGCCCCGAGACCGAGGTCATCTCGGGAAACGGGAAGATCGTCACCGCCGGCGCGATCGACGCGCACGTCCACTTCATCTCGCCGACCATCGTCGACCAGGCACTGTCGAGCGGCGTCACCACCCTCATCGGCGGCGGCACCGGGCCCGCGGAGGGCACGAAGGCCACCACCATCACCCCGGGGTCCTGGCATCTGGCCCGGATGTTCGAGGCGTTGGAGACCTTTCCGGTCAATATCGGGCTGCTCGGCAAGGGCAACACCGTCTCGCGCGACGCGATGCACGCCCAACTGCGCTCCGGCGCGCTCGGGTTCAAGATCCATGAGGACTGGGGCGCCACCCCCGCCGTCATCGACGCCTGCCTGGGCGTCTGCGAGGAGACCGGCGCGCAGCTCGCCATCCACACCGACACCCTCAACGAGGCGGGCTTCGTCGGTGACACCCTCGCCGCCGTCGCCGGGCGTACCCTGCACGCGTACCACACCGAGGGGGCGGGCGGCGGGCACGCGCCGGACATCATCACGGTCGTCTCCGAGCCGTACATCCTGCCCAGCTCCACCAACCCGACCCGGCCGCACACCGTCAACACCATCGAGGAACACCTCGACATGCTGATGGTCTGTCACCACCTCAACCCCGCAGTGCCCGAGGACCTCGCCTTCGCGGAGTCCCGCATCCGGCCCTCCACCATCGCGGCCGAGGACATCCTGCACGACCTCGGGGCGATCTCGATCATCTCCTCCGACGCCCAGGCGATGGGGCGGGTCGGGGAGGTCATCATGCGGACCTGGCAGACCGCGCACGTGATGAAGAAGCGCCGGGGCGCCCTGCCGGGCGACGGCCGTGCGGACAACCACCGGGCCCGCCGCTATGTCGCCAAATACACCATCAACCCGGCCGTCGCGCAGGGACTCGACCACGAGATCGGCTCGGTCGAGACCGGCAAGCTCGCGGATCTGGTGCTCTGGGACCCCGCCTTCTTCGGCGTCAAGCCGCAACTCGTCATCAAGGGCGGCCAGATCGCCTACGCGCAGATGGGCGACGCCAACGCCTCCATCCCGACGCCCCAGCCGGTGCTGCCCCGGCCGATGTTCGGCGCCCTGGGCAGGGCGGCGGCGGCCGGTTCCCTCAACTTCGTCTCGGAGGCGGCGATCGAGGACGGACTGCCCGAACGACTCGGCCTGCGCAAGGCGTTCGTCCCGATCCGCAACACCCGGCGGCTCAGCAAGGCGGACATGCGGGAGAACGACGCGCTGCCACGCGTCGAGGTCGACGCCGACACCTTCACGGTGACGATCGACGGCGAGCCGGTCGAACCCGCGCCCGCGGTCGAACTTCCGCTGGCCCAGCGCTACTTCCTCTTCTGATGAGCGTCTCCACGAAGGGTTGCGGCGGTACGGGGGCCACGACGGGCGGCGCGGGAGTCGCGCGGGGCGCGGGCGGCCGGGCCGCACTGCTCGTCCTCGCCGACGGCCGGTTCCCCGCCGGCGGCCACGCCCACTCGGGCGGCGCCGAACCGGCCGTCAAGGCGGGCCGGATCAAGGACGCCGGCGACCTCGCGGAGTTCTGCCGGGGCCGGCTGCACACCACCGGCCTGACCTCGGCGGCGCTCGCCGCCGCCGCGGCCGGTGGCCTGGACCCGCTGGAACTCGACACGGCGGCCGACGCCCGCACCCCCTCGCCCGCGCTCCGCGCCACCGCGCGCAGACTCGGCCGCCAGCTGATGCGCGCCGCCCGGGCCACCTGGCCGGGCCCCGAACTGACCGCGCTCGCCGCCGCCCTGCCGCGCGGCGCGCACCAGCCGGTGGTGCTCGGCCTCACCGCCAGGTCCGCCGGACTCGGCCCCGAGGACGCCGCGTACTGCGCCCTGTACGAGGCGGTCAGCGGCCCGGCCACCGCCACCGTACGGCTGCTCGGGCTCGACCCCTTCGAGGCCACCGCCGTGCTCGCCCGGCTCGCGCCCGAGCTGGACGAGGTCGCGGCCCGCGCCGCCGAGCGGGCCGCGCTGGCGGCGTACGAGGGGACCGACGCGCTGCCCGCCGCCTCCGGGCCCCTGCTCGACATCACCGCCCAGGCCCACGCCGCCTGGCCCGTCCGGCTGTTCGCCTCGTAACCCCATCCCGCCGCTACCGCCACCGGAGTCCAGGAGCCGCACCATGCATCTCGACCACAGTCACGAAGGACCCGCGGCCGTCAGCGCCGACGCCGTGCGCCCCGACGGCCGGCGGCGCGCGCTGCGCGTCGGTCTCGGCGGGCCCGTCGGCTCCGGCAAGACCGCGACCGTCGCCGCGCTCTGCCGCACCCTGCGCGACCGGCACTCCCTCGCCGTCGTCACCAACGACATCTACACCCGCGAGGACGCCGAATTCCTGCTCAGAGAGGCCGTCCTGCCGCCCGAACGCATCCAGGCCGTCGAGACCGGGGCCTGCCCGCACACCGCGATCCGCGACGACATCTCCGCCAACCTCGAAGCCGTCGAGGACCTGGAGGAAGCCGTGGGGCCGCTCGATCTGATCCTGGTGGAGTCCGGCGGCGACAACCTCACCGCCACCTTCTCCCGGGGACTCGTCGACGCGCAGATCTTCGTCATCGACGTGGCGGGCGGCGACGACATCCCGCGCAAGGGCGGCCCCGGCGTCACCACCGCCGATCTCCTCGTGATCAACAAGACGGACCTCGCGCCGTACGTCGGCTCCGACCTCGGCCGGATGGCCCGCGACGCCAAGGAGCAGCGCGGCGAACTGCCCGTGCTGTTCACCTCCTTGCGGGGCGAGGACGGCGTGGCCCCCGTCGCCGACTGGGTGCTGGCGCGGCTCGCCGCCTGGACGGCGTGAGCGTCCGCGCCACCGCCCGGATCGTCGCCACCCGCGCCGGACTCCCGGTGCTGGCGGGCGAGGGTCCGCTCGCGGTACGCCGGACCCGCGCCGAGGGCCCGGGCAGCCGGGTCACCGTGGTCGGCGCGATGAGCGCGCCGCTCGGCGGCGACCGGCTGGCCGTCGAGGTGGAGGTACGGGACGGGGCCCGGCTCACCGTGGACTCCGCCGCCGCGACCGTCGCCCTGCCCGGACGCCGCGACGGCGCCGACGGCCCGGCCCACTACGACGTGCGGCTGACGGTGCGGGAGGACGCCCGGCTCTACTGGCTGCCGGAGCAGCTCATCGCGGCGCACGGCAGCGAGCTGCGCATGCGCACCCGCGTCGAACTCGCCGCCACCGCCCGGCTCGTGCTGCGCGAGGAGCAGATCCTCGGCCGCCACGGGGAACCGCCGGGCACCCTCCTCAGCAGGCTGACCGTCCACCGCGCCGGACGCCCGCTGCTCGACCAGGAGGCCGGTTACGGTCCCGGCGCGCCCGGTGGCTGGGACGGCGGAGCGGTGCTCGGCGGACATCGCGCCGTCGGGCAGCTGCTCTGCGTGGCGCCCGAGTTCGAGGAGAAGCCGGTGGCGCCCCGGATGCTCGGCGACACCGCCGTCCTCACCCCGCTCGCCGGACCGGCCTTTCTGGTCACGGCGGTCGCACCGGACGCGCTGCGGCTGCGCCGGGTGCTGGACGGCGTACGCGAGGACCTGTGGGGCGATGTACACGTCGCGGGACTGGACGCGTACCGCTGAGCGGTACCACACTCTCCGGTTATTGGTTCGGTAAAGAAAGGGCCGCCCGGCCTGTTCTCAGCCGCCTCACAGGCGGAAAGATCGGGGAGCCCGACAGAAAACCGATCCACCGAATACAGGGGACCGCGCCGCGGGAGCGGCGCGCCACACAGGGGGAGAAACCACTTGAGACGCACCACAGTGCTCGGTTCGGCCGGCACTCTGATAGCGGGCACGCTCATAGCCGGCGCGATCGCCGCCCCGATCGCGAGCGCGGACGGCAGCGACGGCCGGGCGGCGGGCGGCTCGGCGGCCGTCGAGGCGGCCCGTGAGACCGCTCGTGAGGCAGCCCGTGAGGCGGCGGCGAACGCCGCGGCGGCGAGTGGCACGGCCCTCGCCGCCGCCCGCGCGGCGAAGCAGGGCGTCGACTGGCGCGACTGCCCGGCCGACTGGGCCCTGGAGAAGCCGATCCAGTGCGGCTGGGTGAAGGTTCCGCTCGACTACGCGAAGCCCCACGGCAAGCAGATCGAGATCGCCGTGGACCGTATCGGCTCCACCGGCACCAAGGGCGAACGCCAGGGCTCCCTGGTCTACAACCCGGGCGGCCCCGGCGGCTCCGGCCTGGCCTTCCCGCGCCGCGTCGTCACCAACAACGCGATCTGGGCGGACGCCGCCAAGGCGTACGACTTCGTGGGCTTCGACCCGCGCGGCGTGGGCCACTCCGCGCCCATCTCCTGCGTCGACCCGCAGGAGTTCGTCAAGGCGCCGAAGGCCGACCCCGTACCCGACAGCGAGGCCGACAAGCGCGCGCAGCGCAAGCTGGCCGCCGAGTACGCGGCCGGCTGCAAGGAGCGCGGCGGCGAGATGCTGCCGCACATGACGACGCCGAACACCGCGCGCGACCTGGATGTCATCCGGGCGGCGCTCGGTGACAAGAAGCTGAACTACGTCGGCGTCTCCTACGGCACCTACCTCGGCGCCGTGTACGGCACGCTGTTCCCCTCGCACGTACGGCGCATGGTCGTCGACAGCGTGGTGAACCCGTCGAAGGAGAAGATCTGGTACCAGGCCAACCTGGACCAGGACATCGCCTTCGAGACCCGGTTCCAGGACTGGATGAAGTGGGTCGCGAAGAACGACGCCGCGTTCCACATCGGCGACACCGAGGCGAAGGTCGCCCAGCAGTGGGACGCGCTGCGCGCCGCCGCCAAGAAGGAGCCGCTCGGCGGGGTCGTCGGCCCCTCCGAACTCCTCGACGTCTTCACCAGCGCGCCGTACTACGACTCCGCCTGGGTGTCGACCGCCACCCTGTGGAGCAAGTACCTCGCGGGTGACACCCAGCCGCTCATCGACGCGGGGTCGCCGGACCTGTCGGACACCGCGGGCAACGCCAAGTCGGAGAACGGCAACGCGGTCTACACCGCGGTGGAGTGCACCGACGCCAAGTGGCCGGCCGACTGGAAGACCTGGGACCGCGACACCACCCGGATCCACCGCGACCACCCCTTCCTCACCTGGTCCAACACCTGGATGAACCTGCCGTGCGCCACCTGGGGCGTCAAGCAGCAGACCCCGGTGGAGGTGAAGACCGGCAAGGGCCTGCCGCCGGTGCTGATCACCCAGTCCACCCGGGACGCGGCCACGCCGTACGCGGGCGCGGTCGAGTTGCACATGCGCTTCAAGGGCTCGCGCCTGATCACGGAGAAGGACGCCGGCTCGCACGGCATCACCAACCTGGTCAACCCGTGCGTCAACGACCGGGTGAAGGCGTACCTGCTGACGGGATCGGTCGACAGCGGCGATGTGACGTGCGACCCGCACGCCACGCCCAAGCCGTAGCCGTAGCCGCGCAGTTCACGTGACAACGGCAGGCTGATGACAACGGCAGGGGGCGACCGATCGCACACCGGTCTCCCCCTGCCGGGCAGTTCGTACGGACCCGCTCGGTGCGAACCAGCTCGGTGAGAACCTGATCTGCGCGCACCCGCTCTCAGAACGCCTCGCCCCGGTCGTGCGACTCCAGCCAGGCGTCCTCCGCCGCGTACCCGAAGAGCCGGTCGGCGCCGTAGCCGCGGACCATGTTCGGGAAGACCTCCGTCCACTCCCGGTCGCGCACCTGCTCGACCAGCCACTCGACGGTCGCCGGCAGCGACTCGACGTAGCCGGTGACGGCCCGGTACCCCAACTCCCGCTCTGCGGCCGACATGTCGAGGACGACCGGGTGCTCGATGCCCCAGGGGTGCGTGCCGATCACCCCGTCCGGGGACGGCCCCTCCAGCAGCACGGTCTCGGTCTCCCGGCCCAGCACCGCGTCGATCGCCGCGCCGATCTCCGTGACCGTCGGAGCCTGCGGATCGCCCGCGTTGAGCACCCGCGCGCCGGGCTTGCGCGCCGCCAGCCTGATCAGCTCGGCCAGATTCGAGACATGGACGGGGTGGAAGCGGCTCGTGCCGCCGAAGGCCAGCACGCGTCGGCGCCGGCCGTCCAGCGCCCGCTTGACGAAGTACAGCTCGCGCGGTGAGCGGCTGTACGGTCCGTGAATGGCGCCCGCCCGCAGGAGCGTCACCGGCAGCGTGTCCGACGCCGCCAGCAACTCCCGCTCCAGCAGGGCCTTTCCCCGCGCGTACGTCGCGTCGCTCGGCGCCACGGTCCGCTGGGTCTCGGGAATCGGCACCGGGTAGCGCGGGGAGCCGTCGGGATCGCCCTGGGTCTCGAAACCGCGCCCCTGCTCGTCCTCGTACAGCGCGACGGTGGAGACCACGACCGCCGAGCCGATCCGGTCAGCGAGACCGGTCAGCTGATGGGCGTGCGACCGCCCGGACGCCACCAGATCCACGACGAGATCGCAGCCGTCGCCCACCAGCGCGGCCAGCGCCGCCCCGTCCTCCCGGTCCAGCCGCACCGGCCGGACCCCGGCGGGCCACCGTGCGTCCCCGCCGCCTCCGCGCGACGCCGCGCGCACCTCCCAGCCGTCCTCGGCGAGCGCCGCCACGGCGGCCCTCCCGGTCTGTCCTGTCGCCCCGATCACCACTGCGTCGCCTCTACTCATACGAGGGACGCTATGCGGGCGGCCGCAACGCGCCCAGGGGAGTTCACCCGTGGCGAATCCGCTCTCAGCGTGACGGCCGCACGCCCGGCGGTCCTGTCCCTCCGCCCACCCTCAACTCGGACAGTGACGCAGGTCACATCGGTTGGATCGTGATGATCCGTGGGTCGCGGGGTCCATCCACTGTGGGCGGCCGACGAACGAGCGCGGCCCCCGTGACCCACGTACACCACATGGACCCGAGGAGCACACCATGGCGAACTCCACCACCGCCAACACCGCCACCATCACCGACTCCAAGGCCCGCTCCACCGAAC
It encodes the following:
- a CDS encoding TetR family transcriptional regulator C-terminal domain-containing protein, with the protein product MLGAVRGAFDRAARTRPLLLPDALLGEVMREVLEGGGLVVGGDLRTSARLIVQVWAETLRNEELAEILRDGFDGLRAVWIPLIEAYQETGLMRADVPALDVARTMIATAQGFMAQQALFGEVPIEVLQNGLRALMSMGGDGPGAVPAVNAPVKLPS
- a CDS encoding urease subunit gamma; protein product: MQLTPHEQERLLIHVAADVAARRRARGLRLNHPEAVALITAHLLEGARDGRTVAELMVSGREVLGRDDVMEGIPEMIHDVQVEATFPDGTKLVTVHDPIV
- a CDS encoding urease subunit beta, whose product is MIPGEILYAEEPVVLNEGREVTSLTVLNTADRPVQVGSHYHFAEANPGLEFDRAAARGKRLHIAAGTSVRFEPGIPVAVALVPLAGLRVVPGLRGETGGSLDD
- a CDS encoding urease subunit alpha — protein: MTEQPSTGRTALSRARYADLFGPTTGDRIRLADTDLLVEIEEDRSGGPGLAGDEAVFGGGKVIRESMGQSRTTRAEGAPDTVITGALIIDHWGIIKADLGIRDGRITGIGKAGNPDTMDGVHPDLVIGPETEVISGNGKIVTAGAIDAHVHFISPTIVDQALSSGVTTLIGGGTGPAEGTKATTITPGSWHLARMFEALETFPVNIGLLGKGNTVSRDAMHAQLRSGALGFKIHEDWGATPAVIDACLGVCEETGAQLAIHTDTLNEAGFVGDTLAAVAGRTLHAYHTEGAGGGHAPDIITVVSEPYILPSSTNPTRPHTVNTIEEHLDMLMVCHHLNPAVPEDLAFAESRIRPSTIAAEDILHDLGAISIISSDAQAMGRVGEVIMRTWQTAHVMKKRRGALPGDGRADNHRARRYVAKYTINPAVAQGLDHEIGSVETGKLADLVLWDPAFFGVKPQLVIKGGQIAYAQMGDANASIPTPQPVLPRPMFGALGRAAAAGSLNFVSEAAIEDGLPERLGLRKAFVPIRNTRRLSKADMRENDALPRVEVDADTFTVTIDGEPVEPAPAVELPLAQRYFLF
- a CDS encoding urease accessory protein UreF, which encodes MSVSTKGCGGTGATTGGAGVARGAGGRAALLVLADGRFPAGGHAHSGGAEPAVKAGRIKDAGDLAEFCRGRLHTTGLTSAALAAAAAGGLDPLELDTAADARTPSPALRATARRLGRQLMRAARATWPGPELTALAAALPRGAHQPVVLGLTARSAGLGPEDAAYCALYEAVSGPATATVRLLGLDPFEATAVLARLAPELDEVAARAAERAALAAYEGTDALPAASGPLLDITAQAHAAWPVRLFAS
- the ureG gene encoding urease accessory protein UreG, which codes for MHLDHSHEGPAAVSADAVRPDGRRRALRVGLGGPVGSGKTATVAALCRTLRDRHSLAVVTNDIYTREDAEFLLREAVLPPERIQAVETGACPHTAIRDDISANLEAVEDLEEAVGPLDLILVESGGDNLTATFSRGLVDAQIFVIDVAGGDDIPRKGGPGVTTADLLVINKTDLAPYVGSDLGRMARDAKEQRGELPVLFTSLRGEDGVAPVADWVLARLAAWTA
- a CDS encoding urease accessory protein UreD, producing MSVRATARIVATRAGLPVLAGEGPLAVRRTRAEGPGSRVTVVGAMSAPLGGDRLAVEVEVRDGARLTVDSAAATVALPGRRDGADGPAHYDVRLTVREDARLYWLPEQLIAAHGSELRMRTRVELAATARLVLREEQILGRHGEPPGTLLSRLTVHRAGRPLLDQEAGYGPGAPGGWDGGAVLGGHRAVGQLLCVAPEFEEKPVAPRMLGDTAVLTPLAGPAFLVTAVAPDALRLRRVLDGVREDLWGDVHVAGLDAYR
- a CDS encoding alpha/beta hydrolase codes for the protein MRRTTVLGSAGTLIAGTLIAGAIAAPIASADGSDGRAAGGSAAVEAARETAREAAREAAANAAAASGTALAAARAAKQGVDWRDCPADWALEKPIQCGWVKVPLDYAKPHGKQIEIAVDRIGSTGTKGERQGSLVYNPGGPGGSGLAFPRRVVTNNAIWADAAKAYDFVGFDPRGVGHSAPISCVDPQEFVKAPKADPVPDSEADKRAQRKLAAEYAAGCKERGGEMLPHMTTPNTARDLDVIRAALGDKKLNYVGVSYGTYLGAVYGTLFPSHVRRMVVDSVVNPSKEKIWYQANLDQDIAFETRFQDWMKWVAKNDAAFHIGDTEAKVAQQWDALRAAAKKEPLGGVVGPSELLDVFTSAPYYDSAWVSTATLWSKYLAGDTQPLIDAGSPDLSDTAGNAKSENGNAVYTAVECTDAKWPADWKTWDRDTTRIHRDHPFLTWSNTWMNLPCATWGVKQQTPVEVKTGKGLPPVLITQSTRDAATPYAGAVELHMRFKGSRLITEKDAGSHGITNLVNPCVNDRVKAYLLTGSVDSGDVTCDPHATPKP
- a CDS encoding NAD-dependent epimerase/dehydratase family protein: MSRGDAVVIGATGQTGRAAVAALAEDGWEVRAASRGGGGDARWPAGVRPVRLDREDGAALAALVGDGCDLVVDLVASGRSHAHQLTGLADRIGSAVVVSTVALYEDEQGRGFETQGDPDGSPRYPVPIPETQRTVAPSDATYARGKALLERELLAASDTLPVTLLRAGAIHGPYSRSPRELYFVKRALDGRRRRVLAFGGTSRFHPVHVSNLAELIRLAARKPGARVLNAGDPQAPTVTEIGAAIDAVLGRETETVLLEGPSPDGVIGTHPWGIEHPVVLDMSAAERELGYRAVTGYVESLPATVEWLVEQVRDREWTEVFPNMVRGYGADRLFGYAAEDAWLESHDRGEAF